A window of Streptomyces broussonetiae genomic DNA:
GGGACTCGACCACCATGGTGATCGTCCAGGTCAGGGCCGGAGACACGACCGGTACGGGCTGGACGTACGGACCGGCCGCCGTCGGACTGATGCTCGGCGAGCACCTCGCCCCCCTGGTCGAGGGGCACGATGCCCTGGACATCCCCGCCCTGCACGACGCGATGTGCAGGTCGGTGCGGAACGCGGGCCGGCCCGGGATCACCGCGTGCGCGATCTCGGCCATGGACATCGCCCTGTGGGATCTCAAGGCACGCCTCCTGGAACTCCCCCTCGTCAGCCTCCTCGGTGCGGCCCGCACGCACGTCGCCGTGTACGGCAGCGGAGGGTTCACCACCTATTCCGACGGGCGCCTTGCCGAGCAGGTGAGCGGTTGGGTGCACGGACTGCACATCCCACGCGTCAAGATCAAGATCGGCGGGGACTGGGGGCACGAGACCCTGTGGGACCTCTCCCGTGTCAGCACGGCCCGTCGAGCCATCGGCAGCGACGCCGAGTTGTACGTCGACGCCAACGGCGCCTACACCCGCAAGCAGGCGCTGCGCGTCGGAGACGGCCTCGCCGAATACGGCGTCAGCTGGTTCGAGGAGCCCGTCTCCTCGGACGACCTGACCGGCCTGCGGCTGCTCCGCGACACACTGCCCTGCGAGGTGGCGGCCGGTGAATACGGCTATGACCTGTCCTACTTCGCCCGCATGGTCGAGGCCGGCGCCGTGGACTGTCTCCAGGTCGACGCGACGCGCTGCGGCGGCATCACCGACTTCCTCCGGGTCGCCGCCCTCGCCCACGCCCACGGGCTGGAGGTCTCCGCCCACTGTGCCCCGAACGCCCATGCCGCCCCGGCCGCCTCGATCCCCAACCTCCGCCACATCGAGTGGTTCCACGATCACGTGCGCATCGAGTCGATGTTCTTCGACGGCGCGCTGGACCCCACCGGGGGGACGGTCCGGCCGGAGCAGGGCCCCGGACACGGACTGACCCTGCGGACCAGCGAGGCAGAGAAGTATCGCGTCGCCTGACGGCCACGCCGTGTAAGGCGCCGTCATTCAGGTACTCAGTACGTGGTACCCGGTACGCGCCACTCGGTACTTGCAACGGAAGGACGACTCCCTGAGGGGATGAATCGGATGCTGTTCCTCGGACTGCTCCTCCTCGCGGCGACGGGTGCCTTCACGGCCCTGGCGATCAGCGACAACCTGTCCAACGGTCCTGGCCACACCGTGTCGGTGCTCGGTCACGACATCGCCACCCTCGGCCCGCTCGCCCTGTTCTGCTCGGGCCTCGCCCTGGCGCTCATCTTCTGCCTGGGCATGGCCATGATGGTCAGCGGGGCACACCACCACCGTGGGAACACGGGCATGCACAGGAGGCACCGCAGCACCACCGCCGACCCGGGTCTCGGCCCGCACCGAGGCCCGGCTTCACACGCTTCCTGAACCGACTGTCGTCAGCGGTGGTCCGCCCTTGGGTCAGGGCGGACCACCGCCGCCGGTGGAGGTCGGTGCAGCTCAGCGGACCGTCACGTTGAAGACCGGTGAGGCCGTCCCGCCGTTGACGATACGCAGGTCGTTCTTGCCCTTGATGCCCAGCTTGACGCCCAGCGAGTAGGAGCCGTCGCGGTGGACGGGCGTGGACGCGGGCAGGCTGACCCACTTGCCGTGCTGCTTCTGCTGGAGCGTGACCTGGCTGCCCGCCTTGAGGCCGGTGGCCTTGCCCGTGACCCGGAACAGCTGCCAGGCGCGGACGGAGGCCACCGAAGGCTTGGCCGTGATGCCGGGCTTGGCGGCCTGGGAGTGCGCGACCACCGCCGTGGTGGCGTGGGCGGCCGGCGTGGCCGCCATCGCGGAACCCGCGAGGGCGAGCGAGGCCGTGCCGAGAGCGCCGACGACGGCTATGCGCAGGGAACGCCGCTTCGAGAACATGACAGATATGTACCTTTCCATGGTGAGAACAGTTCTTCGCGCCAAAAGAGAGCTACATGCCGATTGGCGTGGTCATTAGTAGTGACGAGACAGTGGCGCCAGGCGTTCATCGCCGTGTGTCGCCGTCTTGTAACAGCCGACGACTCCCCGGTGCCGAGCTACGCGGTCACATCCCCGCGCGGGTCCGGTCCGGCCGCGTAGGCCAGTGGCGGTGCGATGGCCTGGACATCGGCTCCCTCGCCGACCCACAGCGCGATGAACAGGGCGGCAGTCGCTTCCAGCAGGCCGGCACGTTCGAGTCCGCCGCCGGTCACGGGTTCGCAGCCCACGTCCCGTACCAACTCGTGTACGCATGCGAGGGCCGCCTCGTCGTCCCCGCAGACGGGCACGGCCAGCGGCCTGCCGTCGAAGACGGGCGGCCGCATGCGCCACACGGCCTCGTGGCAGAGGTTGAAGGCCTTGACCACATGGGCTCCCGGTGCCGCAGCGGCCAGTTGCCGGGCGGCCGAGGGGCCGCCCTCCGTCAGCAGCCGGAAGCCTGGCCCGACCGGGTTGGAGCAGTCGACCAGCACCTTCCCGGCCAGGGCCGGGCGCAGGACGCGTACCACGTCCGCTCCCGCCCCGAAGGGCAGCGCGGCCAGTACCGCCTCCCCGAACTCGGCCGCCGCACGCAGACCGGTGGGCTTCGCGCCGTCTCCGACGCGCCTCGCGAGCCGCTCCGCCCTGTCCGCGTCCCGTCCCCCGATGGCCACGTCGTGCCCGGCCCGCACCCAGTGGGTGGCGAGCGCGTCGGCCATGTTGCCCGTTCCCAGTACGCCGATTCTCATCAACGTCCCCTCTCCGTGCCTGCTTCGCGCGTTCGCATCGACGCTAGAGGGCCTGCAGGGCACCATTTGGTACGTGACGACCGACGCCTTCCTCGCCGACTGCCGTGCGCGCCTCGCCTTCGATCTGCTCTCCAACACCTGGAATGCCGTGGTCGTCTGGGCGCTGCGCGACGGTCCCAGACGTCCGGCGGAACTGCGGGAGCGGATCGGGGGCATCAGCTCCAAGGTCCTCACCGAGACCCTACGCCGGCTGCAGTTCAACGGACTGGTCGAGCGGCACGCACACCCCGGCACCTCTTCCCGGGTCGAGTACCAGCTCACCGCTCTGGGCCGGACTCTGCTGGCGCCGATCGACGCCGTGGGCGCATGGGCCTTCGCACACGGCGACGAGGTCATGGCAGCCCAGGATGCGGCGACACACCAGGTGCGGCGCCAGTGATCCTGCCATTCGGGGATCACCGGGACGCAAGTTCCGGAAGCCGGCGACGCAGGGCGCCCGCGCCTGATCCTGGCACGGTGCCGGGCAGGGCGGCCGGATGCGGCGACGCCAACCGGGGCCGCTGTCCGAGGCCTTCATGTCGTCGCCCCTGATCCGTCTGCACTCGGCTCACCAGTGCGGCCGCTGTCTCGGGGCGATCATGGTGGCGCGGGCAGCAGCCGAGAACCCGGATGTGGTCGCCCGGCTGGTTCTCTCCGGTGGACCCGAGATCGCATCGACCGGGCAACAGCGGACGCGCCGAGGACACCGGCTCGGCGTCGCCCGGTTCGCGGCACGCCCCGCTACGCCCGCACGGGCCGCCGCACCCGGATGGACTGCAGCAGACCCACCGCCGTCCACACCGCGAACATGGACGAGCCGCCGTAGGAGACGAACGGCAGGGGAATGCCCGCCACCGGCATGATGCCCAGGGCCATACCGATGTTCTCGAAGGACTGGAAGGAGAACCACGCGACGATCCCGGCGGCGACGATCGTGCCGTACAGGTCCGGCGCCTCGCGGGCGATACGGCAGGCGCGCCACAGCACCACCCCGATCAGGACGATGATCAGGCCCGCTCCGACGAATCCCAGCTCCTCGCCCGCGACCGTGAACACGAAGTCGGTCTGTTGTTCCGGAACGAACTGGCCCGTGGTCTGGGCACCGTGGAAGAGCCCCTCGCCGGTCAGGCCGCCGGAACCGATGGCGATCCGGGCCTGGTTGGTGTTGTAGCCGACTCCGGACGGGTCCAGGCTCGGGTCCGCGAAGGCGGCGAAGCGGTTGATCTGGTACGTGTCGAGGATGTGCAACCGCCAGACGGCGACGGCGCCGAGGACCCCGACGCCGAGCAGGCCGAAGATCCAGCGGTTGGGAGCGCCGGAGGCGAGCAGCACGCCCAGGATCGTGACCGTCATGACCATCGTCGAGCCGAGGTCGGGCATCATCAGTACGACCATGATCGGCACGGCGGCCAGGCCCAGGGCCTGGATGACGGTTCGGCTGTCCGGGTACGTCCGGTCCGCCGCGTCGACCCGGGCCGACAGGAGTACCGCCATACCCAGGATGATCGTGACCTTCACGAACTCCGACGGCTGGAGGGAGAATCCGCCGCCCAGGACGATCCAGTTGCGGTTGCCGTTGATGGTCGCACCGAGCGGGGTGAGCACCAGCAGCACGCCGAAGACCGAGAGGCCGTAGAGAACCGGCGCCGCATTGCGCAGGCCCCGGTGCCCCAGCCAGAGGGTGCCGATCATCAGGACGAACCCGATGCCGAGATTCATCAGGTGCCGGATCAGGAAGTAGTGCGGGTCGCCCTGGTTGATGGCGGTGCGGTTGCGGGTCGCGGAGTAGACCAGGAGCGAGCCGATGAGCGACAGCGCCAGGGCCGACAGCAGTATCGGCCAGTCCAGGCGGCGGACCGGAGAGTCGCGGGCGAAGAGCCGCGTCCAGCGGGGGCGTTCGGGGCCGTAGCCCGGGACAGTGAAGCTGGTGAAGCTCTTCAGTCCGGTCATGTCAGCTTCCTCCGGCTTCTCCGCCCGTGCGGTCGCCTGGGGATGGTGCAGTGGCTGCGATCACCGAGATCATAGCTGCACCGTTGCGCAATGGAGCAACTAACTGGCCGTGCGCGGTCCGGGTCCCCGGCGGCCCTCGGCCATGCGCGGCTCCCCCGCCACGGCCAGGGGCGTTCGAACCTGCCGGGGAGCGGGGCCTCCCGGCCGAGGAACGGCACGGTCGCCGGCTCTGTCCACGACCGGCCGGGCCCGACGCGATGGCCGCGATCGCGAGCCGGGCCGACATCGCCACGCGCCGTCCCGCCGCCCTGTCACTGCCGTCTCGCACCGCCTTGTGCCGCCGTCTCGCACCGCCTTGTGCCGCCCTGCCCCGCCCGCTTCGCTCGACGCGAGCGGTCGGGCCCGGGCGGCGGCCCGCGTACGGCCGTGCCACGACCCACTCGCGGGCACCCCTGGCCTCGGCACCACTCGGCACCTCTCGTTGACGCAGCCCGGCCGCGCCACCGGGTGCCGCCACACGTTCACAGTGTTTCCCCCAAGTTTTCCGCCTGACCCTGGACGCCTGCCTACTCGTCAGTAAGGATGCCGGGGCGCACACGTCCGGCAACCGGGCCGGGCGACCAAATGCCTTGTCGGACAAGGGGGATTCATGAGCGGGATGAGCCGCCGTCGGTTCGTGTCGGGGATGTCCGCGGTCGCCGCGGGGGCGGCCGTCATGCCGGTCCTGACGGCCGGTCGGGCGCGGGCGCTCGACCGTGCCCTGGCCACCACGGCAGCACGTGCCGTACGGATCGACGGGACCACCCTGGAACAGGTGGCGACGCCGGTCGGCGACGGGGCGTACAAGCGGCTGACGCCGGGGCCGGGCTGGCCGTTGGCCGTGCGTGCCGAACTGGCCGGCGCCGCCTCCGGCAGGGACGACCGCCGCACGGGGCTCGCCTCCTTCGTCCAGTTCACGGACCTGCACCTGACGGACACCGAGTCACCCGTGCGGTTCGAGTACCTGGCACGGTTCATCGACAGCGCGCACCGCCCGCAGGAGGCGCTGACCGTGCGGGGCGCCTCCTCCCTCGTCGAGCGGGTCAACCAGATACGCCAAGGCCCGTACACCGGCCTGCCGTTCAGCTTCGTGATGGCCACCGGCGACAACACCGACAACCACGAGCGGATCGAACTCGACTGGTATCTGACCGTCATGAGCGGCGGCCGGATCACTCCGAACAGCGGTGATCTCGCCCGCTACGAGGGCGTCCAGAACTCCGGCAGCGCCCAGTACTGGAATCCCGAGTCCTCGCTCCAGGACGCGTACAAGGCCAAGGGGCTGCCGCAGATCGGCGGATTCCTCAGCGGCTCGATCCGTCCCTTCGACGCACCCGGCCTGACCGTCCCCTGGTACACGACCGTCGGGAACCACGACGACAGCATCGAAGGCAGCCTGCCCGACCTCGGTCTGCTGGGCGATCTCTACACCGGCTCGCGCAAGCTGGAGGGCTGCGACGACGCCACGGCTGCGCAGCTGGCGGACGCGCTGCTGCACGACCCGGGCGAGGCCGTACTCCTGCTGGGCAAACTGATCACCGGCGGCGGTGCGGTCCGTACGGTCACGCCCGACGAGCGGCGCCATCCGTTCACCCCCACCGAGTTCGCGCAGGCGCACCTCAGCCCCGCCTGCACCGGTGCCGGCCCCGTCGGGCACGGGTTCACCCCGGACTCGGTCGGCAGCGGCCACCTCTACTACACCTTCGACCTCGCCGACGGTGTGCTCGGGATCAGCCTGGACACCACCAACCGCGCCGGTTTCGCGGACGGTTCCCTCGGCACCGCCCAGCTGAACTGGCTGGAGTCGGTCCTCGAGGCGCACAGCGGGCACTGGTACGACAGCAACGGCAGCGTGGTGCGCGGCGGCTCCGACAGCCGTCTCGTCGTCGTCTTCAGCCACCACACCAGCGGCACGATGGGCAACCTGCTCCCCGACCCGTACCACCCCTTCGAGGCGCGTCACAGCGGTGGCGAACTGGTCACGCTGCTCCAACGCTTCCCGAACGTCGTGGCGTGGGTCAACGGCCACACCCACACCAACCAGATCATCCCGCACGGCCACAGTGTCGCCGAGCGTGCCTTCTGGGAGATCAACACCGCCTCCCACGTGGACTACCCGCACCACGCCCGGATCATCGAGATCGCCGACAACCAGGACGGCACACTGTCGCTGTTCACCACACTGATCGAGTCCGCCGCGCCGTACCGTACCGACTTCGGCGACACCTCGGACCCGGGCCTGGCCGCCCTGTACCGCGAACTCGCCTACAACGACCCCTACGCCACCCCCGGCACCCGCATCGGCACCGCGACCGACCACAACACCGAACTCCTGCTGGCAAGACCGGCGAGCTAGCGGGCGCCGCGTCCGCGGCCTGCCGGCGCACCCGGTTGTGATGCGCCTCCTGCTGCCTCTGTGATGCGTCAGCGGCTCCTCTGTGATTTGTCATCAGGCGCGGGCGTTCCACGCATGTGAGCATCGATGACCATGACTGGGAGCGAACAGGAGGCCGTGGCCGGCAGCCCGGCGCGGGACGACCAGCAGGACTTCACCGACGCGGACCGGGGCTTCCTCGCGCGGCTCGAGCCCACCGTGGTGCGGGACGCGACGGGTCAGGTGGTGTGGGACGCGGACGCGTACGGATTCCTGGAGGCGGACTGCCCGCCCACCGCGCACCCGTCGCTGTGGCGGCAGAGCCGGCTCGTGGCACGCCAGGGGCTGTACGAGGTCGTGCCCGGCATCCACCAGGTGCGCGGCCTGGACCTGTCGAACATCACCTTCGTGGAGGGCGAGCGCGGTGTCCTCGTCATCGACCCGCTGATCAGCGCCGAGGTGGCCGCCGCCGCCCTAGCCCTGTACCGCGAGCACCGTGGCGAACGCCCGGTGACGGGTGTGATCTACACCCACTCCCACGTCGACCACTTCGGCGGCGTACGCGGAGTGGTCGATCCGGCCGAGGTGGCCGCCGGGCGGGTCCCGGTCGTCGCGCCGGCCGGGTTCCTGGAGCACGCGGTGAGCGAGAACGTCTTCACGGGGACGGCGATGGCCCGCCGGGCCGGTTACATGTACGGGGCCGCGCTGCCCAAGGGGCCCGCCGGACAGATCGGCTGCGGGCTCGGGCAGACGACGTCGACCGGCAGTGTCGGCCTGGTCGCGCCCACGATCGACATCACCGCCACCGGGCAGACCGAGATCCTCGACGGGGTGCGGATCGTCTTCCAGCTCACTCCCGGCACCGAGGCCCCGGCGGAGATGAACGTCCACTTCCCCGACCTGCGGGTGCTGTGCGCTGCCGAGAACGCCTGCCACACCCTGCACAACGTGCTCACCCTGCGGGGGGCCCTGGTCCGCGATCCCAGTGCCTGGGCCGGATACCTGACCGAGACGATCCGGCTGTTCGCCGACGACACCGACGTCGTCTTCGCGTCCCACCACTGGCCGACCTGGGGGCAGGACCGCGTGGTCCGCTTCCTGGAGGAGCAACGGGACGCCTACGCCTATCTGCACGACCAGTCCGTGCGGCTGCTCAACGCCGGGTACACCGGCACGGAGATCGCCGAGGAGCTGCGCTTCCCGCCCGCACTGGACCAGGCCTGGCACACCCGTGGCTACTACGGCTCCCTCAGCCACAACGCCAAGGCGGTCTACCAGCGCTACATGGGCTGGTTCGACGGCAACCCGGCCCACCTGTGGCAGCACCCACCGGCGCAGGCCGCGAGCCGGTACGTGGAGTTCATGGGTGGCGCGGACTCCGTGGTGGCCCAGGCGAGGAACTCGTACGACGCCGGTGACCTGCGATGGGTCGCGGAGGTGCTGAACCACGTCCTGTTCGCCGAACCCGGCCACGCCGCGGCCCGCGCCTTGCAGGCCGACACCTTCGAGCGGCTCGGCCAGGGCGCGGAGTGCGGGCCGTGGCGCAACTTCTACCTGATGGGCGCGGCGGAACTGCGCGGCGGCATCCTCGGCACGCCGACCCGCTCGGCTCCGGACGTCCTGGCCGCCCTCACGGCCGAGCAGATCTTCCGGTCCATGGCGGTACGGGTCAACGGACCGCGCGCCGCCGAGGCCGGACGGCTCCTGCTGCGCTGGGAGTTGACCGACACCGCGGAGGTGTGGACCCTCCTGCTGTCCCGGGGCGCGCTCACCGTGATGCGCGGCGACGCCCCGCGGCGCGAGCAGCCCGCCGTCGTGCTGCGGCTGGCCCGCACCACCCTCAACGCCGTGCTGGGCGGGGCCTCGACCTTCGCCGACGAGGTCGCGGGGGGCCGGGTGGTCCTCGACGGCGACGCGCACGCCCTGGTCATTTTCGGTACGTTGCTGGACTCGCCGGATCCGGATTTCGCGATCGTCACTCCATGACGTCGGCGTCCGTCTCCCGCAGCAGCAGGGAGGCGAGCACCAGGGCGGTGTCCCGCGGGGCGGCAAGGCTGATGCCGGTCAACTCCTGGATGCGGGCGAGCCGGTGGTCGACGGAGTTGGGGTGCAGGTTGAGCCGGCGGGCCGTGGCACGGCGGTCCTGGCGCTGCTCCAGATGGGTGCGCAGGGTCTCGACGAGTTCGGGCCGGCCCTCGAGCGGGTCGAGCAGGGCGGCGATCCGGTCACTGCCCTCACTGGGGCGTGACAGGTGGTACTCCAGCAGCACGTCGTCGAGACGGTGCAGGCCGGGTGGCCGGCCGCACGCGGCGGCGACCCGGACCACCTCCCCGGCCAGCCGTGCCGCGCGCGGGATGTCACCGGTTCCGGTGGCGGCGGCCGCTGCCATCCGTACCTGTGGCCCCGTCGCCCCGCGCATCAACTCCATTGTCCGAACGGGAAGTTCGCCTCGTCCCGGTACAACGGCGAACCCGCTCTCGGCGTCGAGGAGGGCGGGGACGTCGGTGCCCAGGGCCCGGTCCAGCGCCGTCTGAACGCGCCGCACCAGCCGCCGTACGGCGACCGGAGAGCGGGAACTCCCCTCGGCGGCAACGGAGTTACCGTAGCGCAGGCACAGCACCAGTGCCGGCCCGTCCGGCGGGTGGCCGTCGGCGGCCGGCCGGCCGGCCAGCAGTGCCCGGGCGCGCGAGCGACGCTGCTCGTGTCGTTCGGCGGCGAGGGCGGCCTGCTCGTCGAGGTAGCTCTCCGCGACGGCTCCCACCACCCGGTCCGCCGCGGCGAACAGTGCCTCGGCCAGCTCGGCCAGAGCATCCTGCTCCCCGGGACGAGCGCTCTTTCGCAGCGCCCGGAACAACTCCTGCACGCCCAGGGTGTACGTGCGCAGCAGCAGGTGCAGTGGCATGCCCTCCTCGGCGCGCCGGGCGGCGCGTTCCTGGAAGTACTCCAGCGCGTCCGGCTGCGGCCCGTCGGCACCCCCGTGCAGGAACAGCCGCATACCGTGCCGGGCCGTCGCAGCGATCTCCACGTCCTTCACATCGGCGGGCAGCTCGGGGTAGCCGTGCAGCTTCTCGAACACGTCGCGTGCCATGTGCCGCGCCAGCTCGTTCACCCGAGGCCCGCAGCGAGCGGCGAGCGCCACCGCGGCAGCGGACAGCCCGTCCGCACGGCCTCCGGCCTCCTGTTCGCCGTACACCACGGATCACCTCACCGCCGATCGTGAGCCGTCACCCCAGCTGTCCTCACCGGGCAGTACGCCCGGTAGTGCACCGGCCCGGGGTCAGCCGATGAGTGAGCGGAACTGTTCGAGCGTGCGGCGTCGCATGGTGAGGAAGGCGAGCCAGGAGCCGTCGGCGAAGTGCAGCCGGAACCGGGCCATCAGCTGTGTCCGCGGCCGGCGTTCGACCCGGGTCACCCAGGCTCGCGGCACCTCCCACACCGGGGTGCCGTCCAGAGGCTTGACCAGCCCGACCCGCTGGTCGGTCACTCGCAGCAGCAGCGCGCCGGAGGTGCGCGGCATCCCGGCGGCGATGCTGCCGGCCCCGGCGGACTGCGCACCGATGTTGTTGACCAGCTGGTTCGCGAGGGAGGTCGCGATGCCGATGCCCTTGGCGCTCTTGGCAGGGACGACGTTGCCGTATCCCAAGAGCTGCTCGCCGGGGGCCAGTTGACTCAGAGCAGAACGCTCGCGGAGGGCGGACATGCTCATGATCCTAGGCGACCCTGCGAGAACACCCGGCACCGGTCTTCGCGGCAATGAAGAGCCGACCGTGTCCTGCGGGAAGTCCGCCGTCACGCCGTGGTCAACTGAGACCTGCACCTGACGCGGGCACGTTGCTCGGCCGACCTGCTCAACCGATCTCGGAGAGGGAACGATGGCGGTACAGGCACTGCTGGTCATGGACGTTCAGCGCAGCGTCGTGGCGCGGCTGGAGGACAGGGCGGAGGGGTATCTCGCCAGGATCGGCAGCCTGGTCGCGGCGGCCCGGGCGGCACGCATCCCGCTGATCCACGTGACGGTACGGTTCCGGGACGGGCATCCGGAGATCAACCCGGAGAACAAGGCGTTCGCCGGCCTGCTCGGTACGGACACGCTGACCGAGTCCAATCCGATGACCGCGATCCACCCGGCGCTC
This region includes:
- a CDS encoding TIGR03767 family metallophosphoesterase, encoding MSGMSRRRFVSGMSAVAAGAAVMPVLTAGRARALDRALATTAARAVRIDGTTLEQVATPVGDGAYKRLTPGPGWPLAVRAELAGAASGRDDRRTGLASFVQFTDLHLTDTESPVRFEYLARFIDSAHRPQEALTVRGASSLVERVNQIRQGPYTGLPFSFVMATGDNTDNHERIELDWYLTVMSGGRITPNSGDLARYEGVQNSGSAQYWNPESSLQDAYKAKGLPQIGGFLSGSIRPFDAPGLTVPWYTTVGNHDDSIEGSLPDLGLLGDLYTGSRKLEGCDDATAAQLADALLHDPGEAVLLLGKLITGGGAVRTVTPDERRHPFTPTEFAQAHLSPACTGAGPVGHGFTPDSVGSGHLYYTFDLADGVLGISLDTTNRAGFADGSLGTAQLNWLESVLEAHSGHWYDSNGSVVRGGSDSRLVVVFSHHTSGTMGNLLPDPYHPFEARHSGGELVTLLQRFPNVVAWVNGHTHTNQIIPHGHSVAERAFWEINTASHVDYPHHARIIEIADNQDGTLSLFTTLIESAAPYRTDFGDTSDPGLAALYRELAYNDPYATPGTRIGTATDHNTELLLARPAS
- a CDS encoding alkyl/aryl-sulfatase, with amino-acid sequence MTGSEQEAVAGSPARDDQQDFTDADRGFLARLEPTVVRDATGQVVWDADAYGFLEADCPPTAHPSLWRQSRLVARQGLYEVVPGIHQVRGLDLSNITFVEGERGVLVIDPLISAEVAAAALALYREHRGERPVTGVIYTHSHVDHFGGVRGVVDPAEVAAGRVPVVAPAGFLEHAVSENVFTGTAMARRAGYMYGAALPKGPAGQIGCGLGQTTSTGSVGLVAPTIDITATGQTEILDGVRIVFQLTPGTEAPAEMNVHFPDLRVLCAAENACHTLHNVLTLRGALVRDPSAWAGYLTETIRLFADDTDVVFASHHWPTWGQDRVVRFLEEQRDAYAYLHDQSVRLLNAGYTGTEIAEELRFPPALDQAWHTRGYYGSLSHNAKAVYQRYMGWFDGNPAHLWQHPPAQAASRYVEFMGGADSVVAQARNSYDAGDLRWVAEVLNHVLFAEPGHAAARALQADTFERLGQGAECGPWRNFYLMGAAELRGGILGTPTRSAPDVLAALTAEQIFRSMAVRVNGPRAAEAGRLLLRWELTDTAEVWTLLLSRGALTVMRGDAPRREQPAVVLRLARTTLNAVLGGASTFADEVAGGRVVLDGDAHALVIFGTLLDSPDPDFAIVTP
- a CDS encoding NADPH-dependent F420 reductase; the protein is MRIGVLGTGNMADALATHWVRAGHDVAIGGRDADRAERLARRVGDGAKPTGLRAAAEFGEAVLAALPFGAGADVVRVLRPALAGKVLVDCSNPVGPGFRLLTEGGPSAARQLAAAAPGAHVVKAFNLCHEAVWRMRPPVFDGRPLAVPVCGDDEAALACVHELVRDVGCEPVTGGGLERAGLLEATAALFIALWVGEGADVQAIAPPLAYAAGPDPRGDVTA
- the rodA gene encoding rod shape-determining protein RodA, with the protein product MTGLKSFTSFTVPGYGPERPRWTRLFARDSPVRRLDWPILLSALALSLIGSLLVYSATRNRTAINQGDPHYFLIRHLMNLGIGFVLMIGTLWLGHRGLRNAAPVLYGLSVFGVLLVLTPLGATINGNRNWIVLGGGFSLQPSEFVKVTIILGMAVLLSARVDAADRTYPDSRTVIQALGLAAVPIMVVLMMPDLGSTMVMTVTILGVLLASGAPNRWIFGLLGVGVLGAVAVWRLHILDTYQINRFAAFADPSLDPSGVGYNTNQARIAIGSGGLTGEGLFHGAQTTGQFVPEQQTDFVFTVAGEELGFVGAGLIIVLIGVVLWRACRIAREAPDLYGTIVAAGIVAWFSFQSFENIGMALGIMPVAGIPLPFVSYGGSSMFAVWTAVGLLQSIRVRRPVRA
- a CDS encoding winged helix-turn-helix transcriptional regulator → MTTDAFLADCRARLAFDLLSNTWNAVVVWALRDGPRRPAELRERIGGISSKVLTETLRRLQFNGLVERHAHPGTSSRVEYQLTALGRTLLAPIDAVGAWAFAHGDEVMAAQDAATHQVRRQ
- a CDS encoding PucR family transcriptional regulator, translating into MYGEQEAGGRADGLSAAAVALAARCGPRVNELARHMARDVFEKLHGYPELPADVKDVEIAATARHGMRLFLHGGADGPQPDALEYFQERAARRAEEGMPLHLLLRTYTLGVQELFRALRKSARPGEQDALAELAEALFAAADRVVGAVAESYLDEQAALAAERHEQRRSRARALLAGRPAADGHPPDGPALVLCLRYGNSVAAEGSSRSPVAVRRLVRRVQTALDRALGTDVPALLDAESGFAVVPGRGELPVRTMELMRGATGPQVRMAAAAATGTGDIPRAARLAGEVVRVAAACGRPPGLHRLDDVLLEYHLSRPSEGSDRIAALLDPLEGRPELVETLRTHLEQRQDRRATARRLNLHPNSVDHRLARIQELTGISLAAPRDTALVLASLLLRETDADVME
- a CDS encoding enolase C-terminal domain-like protein, with the protein product MKLRRPDVSVYMVPTDGPEADGTFAWDSTTMVIVQVRAGDTTGTGWTYGPAAVGLMLGEHLAPLVEGHDALDIPALHDAMCRSVRNAGRPGITACAISAMDIALWDLKARLLELPLVSLLGAARTHVAVYGSGGFTTYSDGRLAEQVSGWVHGLHIPRVKIKIGGDWGHETLWDLSRVSTARRAIGSDAELYVDANGAYTRKQALRVGDGLAEYGVSWFEEPVSSDDLTGLRLLRDTLPCEVAAGEYGYDLSYFARMVEAGAVDCLQVDATRCGGITDFLRVAALAHAHGLEVSAHCAPNAHAAPAASIPNLRHIEWFHDHVRIESMFFDGALDPTGGTVRPEQGPGHGLTLRTSEAEKYRVA